The proteins below come from a single Arthrobacter sp. B1I2 genomic window:
- a CDS encoding superoxide dismutase yields MTEYVLPELSYDYAALEPHISARIMELHHSKHHATYVAGANNALAQLAEAREKGDFANINRLSKDLAFHTGGHINHSVFWKNLSPDGGDKPEGELAAAIDDAFGSFDAFRAQFSAAALGLQGSGWGFLAYEPIGGNLVIEQLYDQQGNTALGTTPLLMLDMWEHAFYLDYVNVKADYVKAFWNIVNWADVAQRFEAARANATGLITLP; encoded by the coding sequence GTGACCGAGTACGTATTGCCGGAACTCAGCTACGACTACGCCGCCCTCGAACCGCACATTTCTGCGCGGATCATGGAGCTGCACCACAGCAAGCACCACGCCACCTACGTGGCAGGCGCCAACAACGCCCTGGCCCAGCTGGCCGAGGCACGTGAAAAGGGCGACTTCGCCAACATCAACCGGCTCTCCAAGGACCTCGCGTTCCACACCGGCGGCCATATCAACCACTCCGTGTTCTGGAAGAACCTCTCCCCGGACGGTGGCGACAAGCCCGAGGGCGAGCTGGCCGCGGCCATCGATGACGCCTTCGGCTCCTTCGATGCCTTCCGTGCGCAGTTCTCCGCCGCAGCCCTTGGCCTGCAGGGATCGGGCTGGGGCTTCCTGGCATACGAACCCATCGGCGGAAACCTGGTCATCGAGCAGCTTTACGACCAGCAGGGCAACACCGCACTGGGCACCACCCCGCTGCTGATGCTGGACATGTGGGAGCACGCCTTCTACCTTGACTACGTCAACGTCAAAGCCGACTACGTCAAGGCGTTCTGGAACATCGTCAACTGGGCGGACGTCGCCCAGCGCTTCGAGGCAGCACGCGCCAACGCCACGGGACTCATCACCCTCCCGTAG
- the whiA gene encoding DNA-binding protein WhiA → MALTASVKEELSRLDIKKSSVRKAEVSAMLRFAGGLHIISGRIVIEAEVDLASTARRLRAAIAEVYGHQSEIIVVSAGGLRRASRYVVRVVRDGEALARQTGLLDGRGRPVRGLPSAVVNGSAADAEAVWRGAFLAHGSLTEPGRSSSLEVTCPGPESALALVGAARRLDIQAKAREVRGVDRVVIRDGDTIAALLTRMGAHDALMVWEERRMRKEVRATANRLANFDDANLRRSAQAAVAAGARVERALEILGDDVPDHLKYAGELRVAHKQASLDELGRLADPVMTKDAIAGRIRRLLAMADKRALDLGIPGTDANVTPEMLDE, encoded by the coding sequence ATGGCACTGACAGCATCAGTCAAGGAAGAACTGTCCCGTCTGGACATCAAGAAGTCATCAGTGCGCAAGGCTGAAGTCTCCGCCATGCTCCGGTTCGCCGGCGGCTTGCACATCATTTCCGGCCGGATCGTCATTGAAGCGGAAGTTGACCTCGCCTCCACAGCGCGCAGGCTGCGTGCCGCCATCGCCGAGGTCTACGGACACCAGAGCGAGATCATCGTGGTTTCCGCCGGGGGACTCCGGCGCGCCAGCCGGTACGTGGTCCGCGTGGTCCGCGACGGCGAGGCGCTGGCCCGCCAGACCGGCCTCCTGGACGGCCGCGGACGCCCCGTGCGCGGCCTGCCGTCCGCCGTCGTCAATGGTTCGGCAGCAGACGCCGAAGCCGTATGGCGCGGTGCATTCCTGGCCCACGGCTCGCTCACCGAGCCCGGCCGGTCGTCGTCGCTGGAGGTCACCTGCCCCGGGCCGGAATCCGCGCTGGCCCTGGTGGGCGCAGCCCGCCGCCTGGACATCCAGGCCAAGGCCCGGGAAGTCAGGGGAGTGGACCGCGTTGTCATCCGCGACGGCGACACCATCGCCGCACTCCTGACGCGCATGGGAGCCCACGACGCGCTGATGGTGTGGGAGGAACGCCGGATGCGCAAGGAAGTCAGGGCCACCGCCAACCGGCTCGCCAACTTCGACGACGCCAACCTGCGGCGTTCCGCGCAGGCAGCTGTTGCGGCCGGGGCAAGGGTGGAACGGGCGCTGGAAATCCTCGGCGATGATGTGCCGGACCACCTGAAGTACGCAGGTGAGCTTCGCGTGGCCCACAAGCAGGCCAGCCTGGATGAACTGGGCCGCCTGGCCGACCCCGTGATGACCAAGGATGCAATCGCCGGCAGGATCCGCCGCCTGCTGGCCATGGCGGACAAACGCGCGCTTGACCTGGGCATTCCCGGAACGGACGCCAATGTGACGCCTGAAATGCTGGACGAGTAG